One Nicotiana sylvestris chromosome 12, ASM39365v2, whole genome shotgun sequence genomic window carries:
- the LOC104240802 gene encoding uncharacterized protein isoform X1 encodes MIDYERMLPKTRNAAYLCWGKENTEAPLRSASSPGIADDLVSHFEIKAFDACANPYLGLASITMAGIDGLRKDLSLPEPIEGDSDVSGEKLRSVPDSISESLIALAEDTLFTEVMSENLLTAIKAIRKMEVKNYCEPERDYSQPEMDVYKDPLQDIIFKF; translated from the exons ATGATAGA TTATGAGCGAATGCTACCTAAGACGCGAAATGCAGCTTACCTCTGCTgggggaaagaaaatacagaggCACCATTGAGATCTGCTAGCTCTCCTGGAATTGCAGATGATCTTGTAAGCCATTTTGAAATTAAAGCATTTGATGCATGTGCAAACCCATACCTGGGTCTTGCTTCTATAACTATGGCTGGGATTGACGGCTTGCGAAAAGATTTAAGTCTTCCGGAACCTATAG AAGGGGATTCTGATGTCTCTGGTGAGAAGCTTCGAAGTGTACCAGATTCTATTTCTGAATCTTTAATTGCTCTAGCGGAAGATACATTGTTTACAGAAGTGATGAGTGAAAATCTTTTGACCGCCATAAAAGCGATTCGAAAG ATGGAGGTCAAGAACTATTGTGAGCCTGAGAGGGACTACAGTCAGCCTGAGATGGATGTCTATAAAGACCCACTCCAGGACATTATCTTCAAATTTTAG
- the LOC104240802 gene encoding uncharacterized protein isoform X2, whose product MLPKTRNAAYLCWGKENTEAPLRSASSPGIADDLVSHFEIKAFDACANPYLGLASITMAGIDGLRKDLSLPEPIEGDSDVSGEKLRSVPDSISESLIALAEDTLFTEVMSENLLTAIKAIRKMEVKNYCEPERDYSQPEMDVYKDPLQDIIFKF is encoded by the exons ATGCTACCTAAGACGCGAAATGCAGCTTACCTCTGCTgggggaaagaaaatacagaggCACCATTGAGATCTGCTAGCTCTCCTGGAATTGCAGATGATCTTGTAAGCCATTTTGAAATTAAAGCATTTGATGCATGTGCAAACCCATACCTGGGTCTTGCTTCTATAACTATGGCTGGGATTGACGGCTTGCGAAAAGATTTAAGTCTTCCGGAACCTATAG AAGGGGATTCTGATGTCTCTGGTGAGAAGCTTCGAAGTGTACCAGATTCTATTTCTGAATCTTTAATTGCTCTAGCGGAAGATACATTGTTTACAGAAGTGATGAGTGAAAATCTTTTGACCGCCATAAAAGCGATTCGAAAG ATGGAGGTCAAGAACTATTGTGAGCCTGAGAGGGACTACAGTCAGCCTGAGATGGATGTCTATAAAGACCCACTCCAGGACATTATCTTCAAATTTTAG